CCTAGTTAGTGTCCACTTTTGATTTAGGGGTGAAACTCTTTCAAACCTTATATTACATAATTCAAAGTCAAACACTAAAATATGGTTGATAAGTTAGCATACTCATTATAGTTGAAAAGAAACAGAAATCCCAGAGGTGATtcttatttcatattttatttcattaccagaaaaagttgaaataacaacaaaatatggatacagaaaaagtaaaattggtAACTAAACTTGACGTCGATAACACTTAGCGACAAAATTAGAGACGAGTTTTGCATTTTCCGTCTCTAAATTTTTATAGCTATTTCAACTTGTTCTAGCCCTCTGGTGAGTGAGAATTGAAAAGCAAAAACAACAGACTTCTAATACaatttttggaaaagaaaaatgaaagaaacaaacatCATTCACTGCTATGAGACACATAAGCATATTCTTAATTTCATTCAAGTCCGGAAATCTTCCTGAAATGAAGGACAAACTGGTAAACCTTTTCAGGGTCAGGAAGAACTTTCTTGACAGATTCTCTTTGCAAGCTCCTCTTAATCCAAGCTGAGATTTTTGGGGAGTGATCTTCAACTTTGAAATTACCAAGTTTCTCATATGCTAAGAACCATGCAGAATGAGGAATGGCTATGATATCTACATAACCAAAGACATCACCACCAAAGTAGTCTTTCTCTCCAAGAGCTTCTTCCAGATGCTTTAAAACTTCAATGAAGTCCCGTGTTCcgacttctctctcttctccattGCTAGCCCAAATGCTCCTCCCAGTGTCAAATACCTTCCCATACAAGTCATCATATCCAATATCATATATGTGTAAATGaacacaccaaaaaaaatatgtataaatgGTGAATATTTACAACATTTTAGTCTATAGCTATTGGGTAGAGATTTTGAGGTATTCAACAATTTGTAGGTATTGAAAAATATGTCTTCACATTTGTCCTTAGTCCTTCTAAGTCAATTTCACACTTTTAAAAACTTTGGATATGAAATTGACTGACCGACAAAATTAATGTGATCAaagattttcaatttcaacgatcgttttagaattttattatttcacgGTCAAATTATCTAACACGTACAATTTCTTAGACAAAATTAAGGATAAACTTTTTTCCTATTATAGGTTAGGGTGATCATCAATGTAACGTTTGGTTCCATTTCTAAATATTAGGACCATAGGACAAGCTTTTAAGAATTTAATGAATATCATAGATCGATAatgtaaaaaatgtttaacACATAT
Above is a genomic segment from Medicago truncatula cultivar Jemalong A17 chromosome 5, MtrunA17r5.0-ANR, whole genome shotgun sequence containing:
- the LOC11423461 gene encoding glutathione S-transferase U19, encoding MSKGDNVVVLDFWASPFCARVKIALEEKGVPHVDNEEDLFGKKSELLLKSNPIHQKVPVFLHNDKPVLESGIIVSYIDQVWSSNPLLPADAYDLAQARFLADFIDKKVFDTGRSIWASNGEEREVGTRDFIEVLKHLEEALGEKDYFGGDVFGYVDIIAIPHSAWFLAYEKLGNFKVEDHSPKISAWIKRSLQRESVKKVLPDPEKVYQFVLHFRKISGLE